CAAGTGGACAAAACAATCAGTTTAACAAACACATGTGAGATTGATATTGATCCTCTCATCTTACTCATGGAAGGACAACAGTTAAACGTACTACTCTAAATACTAACTACTCCATTAAAGACTTGTACAGCACTGCAgcatttcctttctctctccctctttgctcAGTGCAGTAAACACTTCTCTCTGAAAGGCCTGTGATCTGTGCACTGCCTCTTCTTATGCCTGTGTAATGATCCCGCTGTGAAATAGGATCAGGAAGAAAGAGTTGGATCCTGTAGGGTCCTCCAGGACCAACAAGATGGAAAATAATGGGTCATAGAGTGTAGACATCCATTACGGGGTCTGTTTCCTGAAAGACACAGCAATCATCAGCCCCAAATAGCATTTTATGTGTCTCTGCCAGGATGTACCCATTAATACCAACTGGGTCCAAGTACGTGAAGagtctcatcatcatcatgaggACATCTAGAAGTACTAAGCAGACTAATTTAGACCTGAAATAAGGAGTTGATTAATCGATCAGCAGATCTATACCAAaataatctgcaactattttaataGTCAATTAATCCTTTCAGTCAAAAATACCAAAGTATTtcgcagcagcagcttctcagTGATGAagttatgttgtttttcttggttGTCTTATTTGGTAGCAAACTGTTTATCTTACCACGTTGAATTCCACATTGTGTGTATCTTTAACTATTTCCTTAAatttttgattgattaatcaaaaaGATTATCTGCAAATTAAaccaaatttaaaaataatttttgattGCAGCCCTAAATGATTACCGTTTGATTCTCGAAGACgttttgtgatttatttactACTCGTGAAGTATTTTAGATGTGTGAGGAGGATAAGCATTCCAGTTTTCTTTGACGTAGATGTGAGTCCAGGTTGCAGATGACTGTGGTCATAGATGAAATGTGTATGGGTTTACAGCATGCAGTGTATGCGCAGATGCCTACGAATTTGTTTATACAGTAAACGTGTGGACGTATGTGCTTTTGCTGGATTTATATTTCTATGATCATGCTCACGGTATGTTCCTTGCATCAGCATGATTCTCTGTTCTCCTAAACAATTACCCTGATGCTGGCCTGCTGTTTACCGTTTCTGGCCTGCTCTCCATCCACAGACTGATACATTAATGTGCTCCTGTTTAAGGAGAGCCTGACATCTCATCAGTTTTGGCCCCACAGCCTGCAGACAGCTTGTGATTAGTGTCCCTCCCTGAGGGGCTGGAGGTCTGCTGAGAGGACCATAAGAGGCAGGGTGGCATGCCGCAACAGCAGCAAGTGTGATGGTGGTAATGTGTAGCGAGACAACAAGGATGTAGAGAAGGTCAGAGCGCATGAGGATGTGCGTTTGTTTGAAACGTTTCTGGCAACACTGTGTGATGAATAAAGTGTACAATAACTGAGTGTTGAGCACAAGAGAcgtttgtcattgtttttgttttacatcagtAGGCTTAAGATTAATTTGTACTGTAAGTATTAATGCAAATAACAACTTGTTGCCAGAATAAGGCCTGTTTCTTGTTCATAAGCCAGGACTGTTAATGGTGTTAATGGTGAATCTTGTCATAAGAGAAAATGGTTGAAAGAGGTCATCCTTAACTATTGTTTTGGAggcttttaaaatatttattcgATCCTCTGCCTCTTGTATTGTGTTTCCCTAGGCAACAACTAAAAAATACACCTCTAGCCAAGTGTATCAAccctttttaaattcaaaattagCGTAGTTATAACTTAAGCAGAGATTCATGCATCACTGTATTAAAACAGGTGACttccttgttgttttttactGGATTATTTTTAACTTATTACTTAAGGCTTTACTAAGACTAAGACATTTGATAAGTTCCAACTGAATTTGGTAAATCCTTACATTAAAACTAGTTCATATTTACTAAAAAGTCATGGAGAGCTGAACAAACAAACTTAGTCATGGATTTATGAGTAGATGGTGCAACCTAATTGTGGACATATTAATGACATAACTTGAACATTTACACATAAATACTTCATGTACTAAGCCTGTGAAATTAGTGATTTAGTGAATAGTAGTTCTGACAATATCTGTTGAGCAATTCAAGAAATTTTACAGAACCTCAAATAGCATGATTACTTCCTAAAAAGTCAAGAACATTTGGGCGTTGTTTTGTTCCACTCTGGACTGCAACCCCCTCTGACACATGACACAAAGTGATGACACTCTTCCAGGGTTTTGAAGTTATTATACCATTAACCTCAACATCTTAGACGCATCACAAGATAATCTGCGTTTTTTTGGATTTGCTTGCAgacatcctcttcctctccctctctctgttttgtgtgGGTGTATCTGTAGATCAATATGTGAGTGACCACATCCGTGTGAGTTTAGCCAGTTAATGAGCATAGAGAGGATATAGTCAGCCCTGTGTCTGGTCCCTCTGGTAGTCTGGTTTGGCCTGGCTCTGGACTTGCTCCCTCGCGCCCTCACTCACTCTGTTCCAAGCTTATTAGTTTTCAGCCTGGGCCCTAGCAACAGGGAAACATTTACACCAATGCGCAAAAGCACTCAATCAGCACAAGTCATTAATTAGGCCACTGTTTGTTGGATATTTCATGGAGGAAATGGAGAATTGTTGACAGAGAAGAGGAGCGAGGTGACAAAGAAGCTTCCTGgaccagctgctgcttctctctcagtCCAAAATGAACAAGTAGCCAGCTGCTGTCTAGGCTGCCTGTCCGCAGCTCATCATACCTTCAAGGTCAATACAAATTGCAGTTTTGTCTTGTGGTATTGTCTGCATCTGTATTCATGACACTATTACTGAAAATTAAAGGCTTGCTCAGACAGAGCGTGTGTTATTTGTATAGCTGATATCTTGTAATGCCAGTAAAGCCCAGCATTATAAGATGAATCATAGTCTTAACTGACAGTGAGACTAAACACATGGTCACATGTTCTCATCTGGTTTTAACACCAAAGTACCAACAACTTCATCATGTTCTGCTGTTACTGAGGCTTGAATCAAGTTCAATAAGACACCAtccagcagagaaaatgtttcagGAACTCCAGAGTTGTGCgggcagaggagagagcaaaGATGTTCTGACAAAGCTGCAGAAAAGGAGTCATTTGTGTTTCTCAAACCTGCTCTGGAGAAGAAAAGGTTGAAATGCTGcaaaatgctgctgcagcaggactggGCTGGTGAAGAAAAAACTCATAGTAAAGACTGTGTCTAACTTCAACTCTGTCTTCCTTCAGATTGCAGGCTTTATCAACGCCATTCACCCATTTTGCAGCGACTCAGAGAACCTGACAGCCTTCCGCTTCTACGCCCTCAACCCCATCGTGGACCCCTGGGTGTTCATCATTTGCCGCAAATCTGTGTTTCGCCACCTTTGCtctctgctgagctgcagcttcagtAAAGGAGCCGTGAAGACGACGGCACACTGTGCTCTGTCTTTGCCCCTTGACAATCACATACAGCGAAACCACCCAGACGTGACAGTTCCACAGACCAACATGTACCCCAATTTACCTCTGTGACCCAACAGAAAAAACCCTGCACTGTGCAGTGTGACTGTCATGTCTGATAAAACGCTGGATCGAATTTGTGCAGTGAAGCATTTACATTAAGGATTCCTGCACCAACCATTTGACGGCACAAAAACTCTGACAAAGAAGCATCTGTCACAATGGAAATCTCCTCTATGTGGACTAACTTTTGAATAACTTTGGAAACTATTGTTGCACTAGGTCTTAAAAACTACTATTAAGTGATGGAAAATGTTTCAAGGTTGtgccacaaaacaaacagcactgtAAGTTAGCACTAAGGAACAGATCAAACCATATCATGCCTATGaatattataatgtaaaaacagaatatatgCACTTGGGTACAGCTACTGTATATGGGTAAACAATATGCATGAATGTATACTGTCCTTTCTCTCGCAGCATTTTACTTAAGACATTATGTATGACGTGAGATACAGGCCATGCTCAACATGAGGAGGATTCCCTTCCATCGCTGGGGTCAATTAGATGTTAATGCATTTCCACGGTCCAGAATTACAAGTTATCCATCATCTGTGACAGGGAAGTTGTTCAAGGCGCAGTATAAACCTAAATATAAACCATTAGCAGTCCTAACAAGTCTACTGCCATGCTAGTGCTTTTTTTATGGCTTTTACTTTGCCACGGCATTACTTTGAGCTAAATgataatgtcagcatgctaacctGCTCAAAATGACAATGCTaatgctgatgttcagcaggtaCAATGTTTACCCTGTGGTAGtgttaaatgaaaagttaaGAGGTCcccaaagttattacaattcattcTCTGGACTCCATGGATAACTGTGCCAAATACGGAAATCCGTCCAATAGTTCCCAAGACATTTTACTCGAAACCAAGAACATGATGGTGGCAtttgaaaagtcaggggatcaccaagaGCCAGTAGGCTTCATCCTCTTGGGACCATGAACGTTTGTACAAGAGTTGATGGCCATCCATTCAAtagttgtcaagatatttcaaTCTGGACCAAAGCAATTTCGGAGCCCATTGGCTATCATCAATTCAGCCTCTGAGGGCAAGGACCAGTTTTTCAGTGCTTCCAGTGTAGCCAGCAGATAACTGGGGaacacataacacataaaaACGACCAGACAGCATTTTAGCTAATCTCTATATACAGAaatctgcatatgaatgcagataaATTTTTAAAAGGCTAATAACAAGCTAAATCATCGTTAGATGATAGTAGATGGGTTCTGAGATTATATTTTGACCAAGGAATTCCCCTTCTTTTGTTCTACACACAGACTGTTGCTCAAACGTGATTGGTTAATATCACTCAGACCACAAACAGAAACTACAGCACTTCCGCTACCAAAGTTTTGTCCCCACCTACAGATTCTGCATTCATCTGCAGGTGTCTGTTCAAACACATgaggaccaaagtggtggacaggCATTGTCACTTCAAGAGCAAGACGCTAGCTTGGCTAAGAGATTTGTATGTGAATTACATCTGGTGCATGTGGAGGTGCCAGCTGTGTTACACTTTGCCTATGAATATGGTCTTGCTCCTATCAGAAGGTACTTGTCTGACTCATAGTGGTCTTTGATGAAATGGACCTAATAATCCAGATGTGTTCCCTGACAGAAAGCACTGTtccacctgcagcacagacTGCTAGTAAAACGtatgaaacacaaacatagaTTAGAAACTCAAGTCTGTGGCTTATGTGGTAAATTCAAAGTTTCCTGTCCACACTGTAATGTCATTGTATTGCATGAACGTTAGATGTTCTGTCAAAGCTGCAGTGTCTCATTCTCACTGATTTCTAAGCTGCCAATGATGATTATCTGTGAATGTTCATTTAAGAGCCTCTCACCTTTTGAAAAAATGCACTGTGAGAATTAGTCTGTTGTTGTAAATGTAATGCTGTAACTGCATTCAAGTGTAGTGTATTTATGCCTTTTACACTGTGATATACTAATGTGTATCCTCGCAGTTGTGTTGGGGTGGTTTATGCAGGGGTTAAAGGACATGGTGATTTGAGCCCCCCcgattttttgttttttttggctgtgTTGCACATTCACTTTGTCGCTTTATAGTCTTTCAATGCTCAGTCATGCATGACCCAAGGTTATTCAGACACATTTCCACTAACACATTTGGTCTTCGAGGGGTACGTGTTTGAGATGTACAtccattgaaatgaatgaaagaatacatttttaaaggaatGTCTTCAGTATATGGTACATATTTTGTTCATGTGAAGTAAAGtgttaatgaaacaaaaaaaaactgtctcgCATCTTATGTCTCTTCCTTAAGAGAAACTCAGGgatgttttgcacatttttaatgcagatttttttgttctacacattaaaaatgaagtCTGCTTTCTATCTTAGACCATGTATAGCTTTTGACTGTCATGAGACCTGAGCACATTTACAGTTGGtgaaacagagacaaaataaaaaaggatgaCTGTGTTCAAGTTCTGATaaccatttgtttttctcttgttaGCACTCTAGCATCAGCCTTGACTACAGGGGGTCATTTATTTGACATGCAGTGGTCCATTGTATAAGATATATCAAGTTTCAGATTAAAATAAACATGGAAAAAGTGCAATAGAAGTTCTGGATATACAGTAGCAACTTTGCGATTCCTGTTCaactctatttttatttatggtAAAGTTGAAAGAGAGTAAACTTCTAAAATGTGATGTGTTCTCTCACAGTCACAAATGATTCAAGAGAAAGTGTTAATACTGACagataaatatttatgtttgaAAGTGCAGGTTCATGTGGGAAAATGAAGAGGGCTCGtgcaaataaaaatgacatgtaACATAAACAATACCGACTCAAGAGCAGAATGATAACAGCTTATTATGTAAACAGTCTCATTTTTATGTATTAATATTGGTTTACCATCTTTAGAGATTTGTGATTTAGTTAAATGTTGAACTCAAAGTCACATAAAAGTTCTCAttggaagagcagcagagcagtgacTGGTACTGCAGCACCACTCTGTGGTTAACTAGTGCACGCTTCCAAAACTGGATGTGCATGTCGAAGTCACAGTTTCACCTCAAACTTTACTCATCAGTGATAGTTTAATGGATTAAGTTAACATGCAGTAAATCAATGCAATTGCAAATCTTCATTTGCTCGCCAGACTTGAATTGCTCAATAAGAAGTCACTTGTGAGGTTTCTCAGAATTTACATACATGAGTAATTAGGATGTGGGTCACCATGTGGTTCGTTTTATCAGCAGATCGGAAAAATGACTAATTGCAGCACTGCTTCACTTTGTTTGTAACACGGGCCACATGTTTTACCACCCACCACAAGAATTACTTCTTGGAAATTACCCAtaacatttcaaataattttaGATATAAAAAATCTTTTGCTTTTACATCATGAAGAATGCTTGCTATACATTCATTTCGGTCTGTTAAGCACCTTTTAAGATGTCTTTCCCCCACAGCAAAAAAATGTAGCTAAAAGTCCAACTTATCATTTTATCAAAGATAAATGTAACAGCAATTAAATATACAAGAAAACCCCCAAGGTGCCTGTGAAAGCTTTAGTGATAAAGCAATATTATATATAAGTTGTTAGATTCCTGATTTATACATCACACTGCAGAAAGCTAAGAAATAAAACCATATACAGTGCATTCTTCAATGAAAGCTCGTTGCCCTGTAAGTCAttgaaatgattaattcatgTTTCTATAAACGCACTTTCAATTGTCTCTTCATGATGTACAACTTATGTTGTGTTACTGTAAATGGAACGTGCTCAGTGTATTTACTGATGAATAGACTCCAGAAGGTTAAAGTGGACACTGTGCTGACAAATGATGCAACACagaatcattattttatttttggtgaCCTGAGCGTACACCAGtcagaacataaaaaaaacaaaaaaaaacaaaaacaaacccacaaTTGTCAGACATTCATCATTCTGGGAGAGGAAAACTCAAACCCCAGCAGCTCGATCTCCACACAGCTGGTTACAGAAGCTCTACGAGTAGCTTCCTGCTTCAAACAGTTTGATGACGATGGCTTCGTGGGGCCGCAGTTCAAGTGCGTCCAGAGTCGTCGTCCCCAGACGGTCCATGCCTGTGCTGGTCACAAACACGCCAGCAACAGGAAGGCTCGGTGCCCAGGCAGGATCCAGGGCATGGTGCTCAGGTCCAACGTTGAGCAGAATGAGGAAGTGGACACAACCCCACGAACGCAAGAAGGCCAGGATCGGGGGAGATGAGAGAGTGGAGTTTGAGGAGGAGTTGGTGGAGGAATTGAAGGGGAGGAAAGTGAAGCTGCCGTACAGAAGAGCTTCTTCTCTGGCTCTGGAGTGACTGAGGGAGGTGAAGAGAGCTACAGCTGAACGCTTCGTCTTCTCCTTGTCCTGAGGGAAGGATGATGGAGAGAAGAGTCAGACCGATAAATATAACATACCCGACTAATGCTTTGTTTCTTTAACCTCAGCTTTATGACTTGTATGGAAGGACTCGCTAAGCTCTTTCTGGAGGCAAGACTGGCTTTATCACTCACTGTATGACTGCCTGATGAGTCCTTTGTCTCTACATGCGATGAGCCAACTTTCAGAGACACGTTCTGTAAtgtaaaaaagattttattagGCAACATCaacttttaaaatgtagaaCCAGTGTAGACGAAGCAGGACTTCACCTGTGTTTGGTTGACCGCTTCGTCATACTGGACAGTAGGAGATCCGGGTAGTGTCATTATCAGTACCAGGAGTAATTTCTTCAAGTCTTGAGAAGCTTTACCTCCGACCTGCAGAAACACAttgcagctgtaaaataacaGCCCCCTTCACCCAAAGGGCTAAAGCTTTCAGTTAAAGCTGGCATgagtcaaaaaaagaaaaaaaaaccctgatatTTGCTGCTCAGTTCTCCCCAATGTGACATTGTAAACTCATAACTTTTGGCATGTAGTATTGTCAGTATATTGATCTTGGATTTTATACTGTAAATGGCTGTACATTCAATATACTCAACTTGAGCAGGCTTCCCATGAGGAAATAGGGTGCAAAACTCAGGAATGATGTAAAAAAGTCTTGGTTCCATTTAATGCTTTTTATGCTCCCCAAATGAagctttaatgtgaaatatttaaaaatgtacaatgtataaatataattaGGCTGTCCATGgggttttaaaatgtcatttgtcCACTGTATTTGGTATATGCATGTGCCTTACTGTCCAACTGGGCCACATATCCTCTTCTCTTGCTTGCAGGTGTGTCTCTATAGCATTGGCGACTTCCGTGGCAGACAGGAGGTGATGTGCAGATGGCAGAATTGACCTCATGACCACATCCACCAGCGTAACATTGTTTGGGGGATGCAGAACATCTCTCGTCTGTTTCACCACCACTatcctggagacacacacagacggggCACTTTAATGACCCTCAGGGGTTCATTTTATAATgaacacacatctgtgtgtaTAAGGATacctttcctcctcctgactGCTGAATTGCTCTAAGACACCTCTCCACTCCAGCAGAATctgaagagaaaacattttattagcAGAGAGTTTGAGGAAACTGCTCGATAGGATCCCCAAAAACATTTCCGAGCATCATTTTACCTTTTCTGAGTATGCTGCGTCTGTGTCGCAGATCATAAAGCCTGCCGCACCCTGCTCCAACCAGAACCGGAGTGCATGCTGTGGAGAAAGAAGTCATGCTTTAAGATATTCAGCATCACCAAGAACTTAGCGTGTTTAGTAGCACGACCAGAGAGTGGGTTTTATACGTACTGTCGCTGAGAAGTTTGATGACTTGTCCGTGTGTCCTGCTACATTCTGAGGTCCCAGCAGATCCAGTTCACAGATGTCCAACACCACTTTGAGACCTGCAAGACCAATAAAAAGCTTGTTAAGCATCAAAtaatgcagggaaaaaaaacaacaaaaaaactgacaaGTCCTTTACTCACCTGCTTTGTTGCTCTCTGCGAGCAGATGCTGGATCTGAGGCACAGACCCACTCCTTTCAcctgtcacagtgatgtttaaCGGAGACGCGTCCTTAGCAAACAGACCCTGCAGGATTAGGGCTCCTATACCCAGAGACCTGAAATAGGGAAGCTGCTCACACAGAGCTTTTGAGAGATCAAAACATTAGATTAAGTTAGTAACATTTAACATCAGCCAACTTCATCACCCAATTTTTTGAAATGCACTTCTGAAATACACTGTTTGTGTATACAGTATTTAGTACTTTTAGGTTCAATCTTCATGTTGTATGCAACAGATGCTCGTAATATGTAGTATTCTAGTTTTTAAGGTCACCTTTGTTCTTTGTTGCTCAAATTTCCTGCATAGGATCAACATAAGTTTGATATTTTAAGGCAAGTCCAGTTCTCTCTAGTCATTTCTGTTGCAATCATGTGGTAGCCCACAACATTAATCTGTGGCCTGCATGCAGGAAGTGTGATGAGGCATAAAATAATACAGGAGTTCAAAGTGATTAAAAAGCCTGATTTAGGTTTGTCAAAAGGTCAATTTTTACTGCAGACAGACTGAATGACTGAACATAACTGATTAATATCAGCCACCTGGTTCTGGCAGGAAGAAAATGAACCCCCCACCAACGAACAACCTCTGAGCAAGTCTGCATGACTAATCAGGCAGCTGGCAACTTCCCTGGGCTCCAACACATCTCCAAGCTCACTGTATGTCAACCAGTTTATGCATATTTGGTAAGCTTGTTCAGGAAAATGCACCAATAAAGCTacagtaaaataacataaaGGGTTTAAAATGGGTTCTGATGCATCACATGATCTTGAAGGCCTGTGTTGAGGGAGGGCATTGGTGTCAGAAGCTTTTCTTTTAAGTTAAAACcttaatttaatttttctatttatagATTCTTGAATTAGTGCGCTAATCGAATTGCTGTAAAGCAAATCTGGGACTATCCACCGAGTACATTTCACAGACCATAGGAAGAAATGAAGACAGGGGGCCAGCTCCATACAAGACATCAGGGCTCATAAATGTCACCAGAAACATTTCTTATGGCATCAATTTTATGTTACTAGCAGCACCATAAACTCTtcatttgcaataaaaaaaaaaaatctaatgaagATGAACACTTACACTACTATAAATTTATACTGGTCACCTGGAGACATTGTCATGCCTCCAAAATACCACCAGGAGGTGGAGAGTCTGAGTGAACGTGCTCTTCAtctaagaaaaataaattaaaaaaaaaaaaaaaaaaaaaaaaaaactttaccTGGGACAGTGCACGTTGTGTTTTAGGGGAGGTGGAGCAAAAGTACTTCTCCTAAAATCTaatctattttgtttttaatgattccAGTGTTTGCTCACCATCGATGCCCCCTGACCTCTTGCTCTGCTCCTCCATGAGCAGGTCGGGCTGCAGGCGGTAAAACACCGACTTCTGCCACCACTTGAGCGGCGTCACAACCGGCCGCGGGCTCATCACAATGATGGCGACGGAGGTGGCAAGCATGGCCACCCAGGCCAGCCAGAACAGCACCACCAGGTAACAGCGCACCTTCCTCCAGCCCGGACCCCCCGCGGTGAGCTCCAGCTCCTGCTTGGACATGGGCTGCCACTGGCGGACCGGCTCCGGCTCGGGCTCTGGGATGAGCAGCGGGGCCGTCTCCGAGTTGCCCACAGTGGCCGCC
The Pempheris klunzingeri isolate RE-2024b chromosome 4, fPemKlu1.hap1, whole genome shotgun sequence genome window above contains:
- the LOC139200512 gene encoding amino acid transporter heavy chain SLC3A2, translated to MEQTDREADVEAVNTPGRMPLNAGDTGYGSVSGPGLAATVGNSETAPLLIPEPEPEPVRQWQPMSKQELELTAGGPGWRKVRCYLVVLFWLAWVAMLATSVAIIVMSPRPVVTPLKWWQKSVFYRLQPDLLMEEQSKRSGGIDALCEQLPYFRSLGIGALILQGLFAKDASPLNITVTGERSGSVPQIQHLLAESNKAGLKVVLDICELDLLGPQNVAGHTDKSSNFSATHALRFWLEQGAAGFMICDTDAAYSEKILLEWRGVLEQFSSQEEERIVVVKQTRDVLHPPNNVTLVDVVMRSILPSAHHLLSATEVANAIETHLQAREEDMWPSWTVGGKASQDLKKLLLVLIMTLPGSPTVQYDEAVNQTQNVSLKVGSSHVETKDSSGSHTDKEKTKRSAVALFTSLSHSRAREEALLYGSFTFLPFNSSTNSSSNSTLSSPPILAFLRSWGCVHFLILLNVGPEHHALDPAWAPSLPVAGVFVTSTGMDRLGTTTLDALELRPHEAIVIKLFEAGSYS